The window ATGTAGTGGAATTGGTAGTAGTTATGCATTATTAATTTCATGCTGATTTGTAAGTAAAATGTAGGATTCGGGTCTTTTGGCAAGTACTCatgtaacaaaacacttaattcaGAATGATTCTCATTTAGAACACTTAAAAAATCCAGGGAAAATATACAGTTATCAAAGCACTTAATTACCAATTTACAAGTTACTTctttaatatattgaaataatcaACTATTTGTTGAACACATTTTAGATATCAAAGAGAAACAAATGCTTGTGTATTGAGGATAATTTGGTGTAGGGTAATTGAGGGTGATGCAAATGTTCAATGTTAATCAGTTATTTAAGTCATTCTAGGTTTGTTTACAGTTAACAACAGTGTGAATTCAATGTACATTTTTCTAAGGAAAGTGGATAAAATTTTATTCTACTTCTGTTCTTATAAACTTAACTACAAAAGAATGTTAGGACAATTACCTTGTCTGTGAGCATAATcatgaacttcaaaaacaattacaaatttacTACCACGGcaacataaaaaattattatacttacGTTTAATTTGCACTTGTGagatatttctctttaaaaaactttaataccCTGAAAAAAAATCACCATTAAAATGAGAACATTATATTTGCCAAAGTGCAAAAACAGAAAACTACACTAAAGAACATTACATGGGTCATGCTGTGTATACTTACTTATGCTGTGCAGAAGACTTAATGTTACTTAAAGGTGAGTGTAAGTTAAGTACATACAAATAGTTTCAGTATTCAGTCTATGAAAGAAGCTGATAGtttagtaataattaattataattacctATAATGCCAGTGAGGGCTAACATGTTTgtagtaaataatattatatacttgttattcttaaaaaacaattattttaaaaactaaacacaaaggccataaagtttaaaacaaaactcagTCCTTTCATGTGTGAAAATGATAAGTCACTACCAAAACATCTGGATCTGTCCTCTGATGGGTTATTGATAAGTTTATAGACTGACAGTTCTCAGTTACAGAGTTTAATTCCTTTCTATGGACAAAGCACAGAAtgtcctttatgtagctttgtgctaaaacagataaataaaaaaaaacaagtgtttgGGTtagaattttgtatattttaacatagTTTTTAGATAAAGTGTCCACTGTTATTGACCCCCCCGCCATGTGACACacttgcaatgctagaaaccaagtttcaatactcgtggtgggcagagcacagatagattattgtatagctttgtgcttaactacaaacaaaaccaTTGTTGTTAGTAAATGTTAACTAAACCTTTAGGATTTTATTGCAGATGCATAACATTTTTACCCAACAAAGTAAATGTGCTTTGCTATGTTTATCCTGAAAGTGTAAAgaactaaactaaaaatataaaaacatacccAACCATGGGTAAACTTTCTTAATGAGCAAAGAATAGTTATTTGTACAATACTACACTTTTTACCTTCCTTACCTTATACTTGGAAAATTCTGGAAGTATGGCAAATATTTTATCCACTTAATAATCTTAGTGGCTGactgaaaaaagaagaaaagtgtttgaagaattttgcttgttttttcttCTAGCAAACAAAGACACAGCAGCCTTTGGAGATCCAAGTCTGAGAACAACCTTAATTCTCCAGATCAGTCTTGTAGAACAAGAACAGAATTGAATTCTACCATGATGAAGTCCCCAGGAAACATTGATCTTACTATTAAGGTGCCTGGCATATCTTTTAGACCCAAATCTTGGTCTCCTAGTGACTCTTTGGCTCAAGAACTACTAACACTTGGCATAGGTAGTGTgattaaaaacttgtttgaatTCATAGCATGTATGCATAATAACTGGTATTTTTCAGACATAAATCCTTTTATTCTGTAGGGTATGATCTGTTTCATAGGTAAAACAAAAAGACCActtattcattaataataattttgcaaGTACTAGCACTGAGAATcttaattatgcttttttcaaGATCAAAAcgtttaggcctggcatgaccaggtggttaaggcgctcgattcataatctgagggtcacaagttatccctgtcacaccaaacatacttgcactttcagccgtggttgtgttatgatgtgatggtcaattccactgtttgttggtaaaagagtagcccaagagttggtagtgggtggtgataactagctgtcttccctctagtcttgcactactaaatttgggacagctagtgtagatagctctcatgtagcttcgtgcaaaattcaaaaaacaaacaaacaaaaagtttaagCTTGAGGCTTcataaatgattttattgaagttagagtaattgtttgtttaaccaattaaaaaacaaatttaagccTTAAAGGTAAAAACTTATAATACTTTATCCAGTTTCCAGtaataaacaagagggaatccccAATAGCCatgacacttgaaattattttaggtggaattatagttaattaatctatgagaccattttcttcttcttcttctttattagctatatttttgtgcaccagcaatatCAAGCATGGGACAGGCATATACacagtttgattttattactcatcaggatctctaccagtttagcctaaaattgaaatttttttaggCAGGATGAGTTAAATTATTGCATGAGACCTTAAGTGTGGTCAAGTACGTCAATAGAAAAGCTTTGATCTCCTAAATCCAAAtctataattagatctcaaagagctatgagctaaaagtttctacttgaaaaaaaaaattagctatTTTATGAGATACTGTGCTGGAGCTAAAAAAGgaaatacaaaatgaaatgtgGGCTGAATACAACTTCCAGATTTGTTGAGTATATGTTATATACATGAAAGGACTAGCACATTTATGATTAACTCAGCCTGAATCATTCTAGCAATGCTTGTGAATACATTTGCAGTCTGATGGTAATTCTAAGTAGGTTTTCTATGAAATTGGCTATTGAACTAAAGACACAATTTTTTGCATTTAGTGCTAGTCTGTTAAAATATCTACCAGTGACTTGCTGCTAATCTACTCTTTGTTATGGTAATTCTAAAATATACTGATTTTAACCATTCTAAGCAAACTGTTGTTTTcatgtgattttattattattcatggtttttattaaataattctacaaCTGGATATCAGTATCTCTGTTAATTCAATGTACTTGGTTACCTTTGTTCAATATTTAACTGTTGTTCTGGAAGCACTTTGTtaatttgttagatatttataatatgttattttttttagaaaatgaagAGGGCCATCAGACAAAGAGGATTAAACTTGGAATTAGACAAAGATCAGTCACTGATCCTTCTTGCTACCCTGACTTTGGTGTTTGCCATAATTATTGGCTGTTGGGAAATGGCAGTAGTGATTCATTTACAGTCCTCCAAGATACTCCAAGATCTTGTCTAGACAATATCCAAATGACCAAAGGGTTGTCCATCCAGCATCGGATTACTGAACTGGAATCTCAAATAACTTCTAATGAAATCCAGAAATCTTCCAAAGTGGACCTTACAAACAGGTCTGGACTGGTTCAGAATTTGGCCACTCAGTTTGAAACAGGCTCTGTGATGGAAACTGTACCTTGTATAGATGTAGATAATGTATTCAGTGGATCTGCTATACAGGTATCCAAGAGTCAGTCAAATGAATCTGTTCTCTTTCATGCCAAACCACCTATTCCGAGAATTCAACCAACATTTTCCAAATATGAGTTACCAAATTTGTCAAAAGATAATGGTCTAGTACGAGGAGGTGGGATCCGCGGAAAAAAGGTTGGAAGGCCCAGGTCTGTATCTGCCATTGAAGTCCATGAACAGTGTAAGGAACTATTCAGGGTGCCAGTTTCTCCCTATGATGGTGTTCTTAGGAAGCAAAAAGTAGGCTCCAAAAGTGAAGCTGCACTCTTTGTTGAGAATAATAAATCAGAAGCCAACCCTTCTGTTTCTACAGAAGCTAGTCATTCTAGTAAAGTAATAAACCAGCAGGAAAAAGTAGTGTTTCAACGTGAACGTAGTTCCTCTAATTCTAGCATTTCCCAGAACTCTCCTGCTGTTCCAAAGAAACTTTCCAAAGATGCTCTCTTTTTCAGACCAATTGAaccagcagcagcagcagaacTGTCAACTCCAAATAAATCTCTCTCAACAGAAACAAATAGTGCTGTGCCATACAAAAATAGGTTTTCCTATGAAAAAGAGAGTATTCCATGGACACCAGGCACAGTAAAGCGGACTAAGCAGCAGATTGAAGAAAAAAGGGCAAGCTTTTGTTGTGAAAACTATCTCATGTTTTCTAACTCTCATTCTACTCCTTCTACTCCACCAGAACTGGGTTCTGATTGTGAAGGTGGTCTGAGAAAAAATATACAGAGGTCTCGTAGCCTACGCTGTGATAAAAGGCCTCTTTCAGCTATGTTTCCAATTAAATGGTTTCCCCTTCCAGCTCTGGCAGCACATGGGCCAGCACCCCCTGTGTCTCATAGAAAAAGACATGACTGTTTGGACTTTGGGTTCAGTGAGGAGAGAACTGACATGTCACATAGTGCAAGCATGCCATCAATGGTTGAGGCTGTAAATAAAGTCCTTTGTGGAACTCAGGAAGTATTAAACAGTGCCATTCAATCAGCATCAAGTGAGTCTTCACGAAGTACTACACCAAAACTACAGCCTCGCCCTGAATCtgataatgttgttttttcatcTGATATAGGAGTAACAGCATTGTCACCTTCAACTGCTCTTGATACTTGTAAAGACAAGCCTACACAAGGAACAGTCAGGCTTCAAAGAGATCAGTTAGAAACTTTAAACCTTCAAAAGTCAGCTTCTAGGAAATGCAATTCTGGTGTAGTACAGGAAAAGGTTAAAACTAAAAGATCAAAAATCAAAGAATATGGTCAAATTCTAGTCCCTAATGATAATATCACTGAAATGGATGATGGTGGGAAAGGAGTGGTTCGAAAGTTAACTAAAGAATTAGAAGCCAAATCAGGACAGGATTTAAGTCAAAGAGTGGTAATTCTTGGTAAAGATGGAAAAGAGCAGATCTTTGAAAGCAGACCTTGGAGAAACAATTCTTCACCTTCATTATCAAACTTAGACACTTCTAATAGATCTACCTGTCAAGATACATTTAAAGATACCAAATCTGGACATGTTCAGAAATTTAGAGCTCTTTCAGATGTTTCACaagaaacagtttttgtttctggTCATTTAGCCTTTCAAATGGACCCAACTGATAAATCTGAAAGTATTTTCATGAATAATTCAAGTCCTAGCTTATCCAATCTTACACAAAGAAAATGTTTGGCAGCTTTAGCAACTAATGATAAAGAAAATTTACATGGAAGCACAGAGATAAGAAGAAAAGGTATAATTGGCCTCACTAATAATGGTATTCCCAAAGATGTGATATGCTGTCAAAGTCACAGACAACTCTTTCGTACACAATCTAATGAAAATATTAGTCACTCAGATCTACAGCACATTGGTCCTCATAGCTCTCAGAAAAAGTTTTCACTTCTATCTGAAGGAACTCTTATTAAGACAAAAAGGCTTCAAGGAAACAGTCAGTCTCTAAACTGGTTTAATCGCTTTAGTAAAACTGTGTgatcatttttttttccaataaggTGTATAAATTGTACAAACAGctgatgtatttttaacatagaaATTTGTTGCATGTTTGGTTGTGAGCAGCCACTTTCTCATTTGTCCTAGTTCATAACAGTAGCAATGATTCTGAATACCTCTTTCAAACTGAATTCATTGTATTGCACTCCTAAGAAAATTGTTTGTGCATTTCATAAAATTAGTGAGAAATTCACTTACACTGTCACTGCTGGAGTTTGTCATTTGCCATTTGTAGTTCACCTTTAGGTTTTTATTCCCTGCTGCTATGAATTCagcagtcatttccacataattgttaaaaacactgtttttattgaGATTTAATATAACTGATTATGATGACAATGTGTAAACTAGGTGTCATAAACTTTGTGGCTCCCTTTGTTGGGAATAACCAGTctatagtatatatttataaggTTGTAGTAGAGAAAATGCATACACTCTTCATTATCTGAGCATAGCATTTCAAACAGTGACTTGCAGGTTTtagcaaataaaaatgtaaatttactgaTACACCTGTCTAACTGGTTAGTTTGTGATATGAAGGATTTTGGTTAGTTTGTGATATGAAGGGTTTTGGATGTCCATCCTTggaataattttaacaatttatctAGGATTTTGATGGTTGTATATTTAATGGAAATGGCATGTTTTACACCTGTTGCTTGCAATTTACCAAACATTAAGCTAGCTTTATTATGTTCAGAAATACTGGATTAAATTGTTACAATGTCACCTTCCATGCAGAATCTGTGATGTAATTATTTGATTAGACCAAAAAGATAATTCTGGCTTCTTTCATTGGACTGTAGAATGCAGGACGTGTTACAATGACACCATATAAAAGGATATTTATTATCCTGATCCTAAGTGGGTACATTTCATACTCTACTGCCCTGTTTGGTTTGATATCATGTTAATTATCTAACACTACAAGGGTAGTTTAGGGTAAATATGATTTGTTATCCTAAGTATTTGGCATATGCAGCTAGAATTCTTAACTCTCAGATCCTTCCTCTAGGAATGATGATATGACTTGGTTTTGCTTAGTAGACTGTTTTAAGttaatcttttaaaattatagaactatatcAAGGATatcatttagtgttatattttcacaagagtagttttaaattattatgtgataaaaaaaaaaacttgttgtgtctgtttgttattcatttagtaataaaaaagaaaaaagaaaaatgttgtatGCAATAATTATTACAGTGAAGGGACAACAAATGTATTTAACTTTGCATAAATTTTAGACTGAAATGGCTAATGTAAATTTAGGTGGAATGTTACTGAATACTTTTTGTACAAAATCCACACCGTTGCCAACTGGGTTTACTTACGAGCCATTATAATGCATGTGTATCAAAAGTTAACATAACTTGTTACTCAGTATGGTAGTTTCTTCACTTACTGTAATATCTGCATAACGTACGAAGAAGTTAAAACATAACTAACGTATTGTTAGCAGGTGTTTCAGCTTTAGGATGCATTTAATGGTGCTTAAAAAAATTTGTTGTTCCCATTTGAATTTAAGTGATAACAGTTGGTACAGTAGCTTTTGCATCATATCAACCTTTCAAAGTATACCTTTGTTATTTGTCATTTGAATAATATGAAGATGAAATAGCAAAATTTGATGATTGTATCTACATACTGTACTGAGTCGATTGTATTGCACGTCATTTCTTTGTGGTGTGTACATATGAAATCAGCATTTATCTGCATCTTTAAAGTGAATATTGCCTGTTGCCTTATACATGTTTGGACATGATGTTCTAACCAACACCAGCATCTTGTATCTTATCAAATGTTTttggatgttgttgttgttttcaaaatgtttcttttccaTTTGTCGTTATTTCTAATCTTCTTTTTCTCGTGATAAACGTCATCTTTATTTAAACCACAAGTGACCCTTGTATGTGGCAAAATGTATTTGATATGATTTTAGGCACACTTGAGGGCAGTGTGGACGGAAAAATTATTTCATACACACGAACACTTTTTAATGAATTGCAATTTGTAAACTTTGTGAAAGAGAATACCATAAAGTATATTTGAATAGCCTAGCTGTTAAAAGTTTGTATTATGCCTTCAATAACAAGAATCATTGGGAATATccaatttacaaaatatagtCGTTCAGGAACATTAAATCTTATTTGGTATCCTTAATCAAAGTATTAATCCATACATGTGTGTGAGTGtgactgggtggtgatgactagctgccttccctctagtcttacactgctaaattagggacggctagcacagatagccctccagtagctttgtgcgaaattccaaaaaacaaacaaacaaacaatttaaccaCTAAAATTTTGATTAGCGTTTTTACAATTACCAAGCATGAATAATAGTTTCTAATGATACATATTTCAAAAATGGCAGTTACTTTAGAGATATACGAGTATTTATGTAACAGATTAATTCTTAGAAactcaataataatattaaaaacaaaagcagatcgatacatatttttaacatttcattatatatcTGGCGCTTTAAACTGGCAAACTTCATGGTGGTGGGCAATTCCAAACTCAAGGGTAGTTACAGCCATacgttttaagaattaaaaaaaggTTATgcagtgtgtgtatgtgaaatatATAGTGAAAATTGGATAGACgacaaatatatcaaaattaaataatagggTGAATAATCgcaaagttaatatatttattttaaagaacgATGACGTTTTGAGCTAGCATTCTCCGTCGGTGTCTTccaggtggttagtgcgctcgatttgtgaggtcgcgggttcgaatctctgtcaccaaacacgctcaacctTTCAGTCGAGGCTATATAATGGTcatccccactattcgtttgtgaaaaggtagtggtgggtggtgatgactttcttcttatttttcacaaataaatgatggacagctagcgcagatatccctggtATACTTTTgctccaaattaaaaaaaaaacaaaaaaacttggcGATTGTTTaccctatttttaaaatttgtctcATGTATGTGACCATTAAAAAAATAAGAGTTAACCTAAAAGCCTTAAAAACGTTTTCTCACCATTTGATAACACGTTTATTAACAAGTGTAGTGCAATGATACTTTCTTTTTCACATAAATGTTTCTCTTATACAAAGAATTGAAAAGGtttattgataaatttattactgaaataaaaccaTTGTTCTTATGAACTGCTTTTGCAGTAACATAAACAGTGTGATTGTGTAAGTTTGAACTTGCATGATATACATTTTCACCTATCaagtaagtttgttgtttttttcgcaccaaacatgctcgccctttcagccgtggggcgtaataatgtgacggtcaatcccactattctttagtgaaagagtagcacaagagttgatggtgggtagtgatgattaactgccttcccttctagtcttacactactaaattagtgttggctagcgcagataaccctcgtgtagttttgcgcgaaattcaaaaaacaagcaaacattactagtaaaagttaaaatgttcAGATTTCAAGGAAAGtggtattttaatttagtttttactttcCGTTTTGCGATTAACTGTTTTGAATCTTGTTTAACAAAATCTGATGGATTAATAAGTTCAGTAGCTGCAGCACAATCTACGAACCACGATTCAGTTGCTAAAAGCAATGGTATAGAGAAGCTCTTAGCATTTCAAACTGACCATGTAAATGCCACAGATTGTTTGCATCCATGCTATATTCATCTTTGTTTTTGCTGGTCTGACTCGACTTTGCTGCACGACCAGAAGTGCCCATGCTAGATGTAGCTTCTTTACTTGTTCTTTCTAGAATTTTCAAAGTGTTAAACATGATATCATTCCTCTGGCAGAATCTTCTGTTTtagcccggcatggttaggtggttaatgcgcttgactcgtaatctgagggtcgcgggttcgaattcccgttataCCAAATatacttgtcctttcagttgcgtgggcgttataacgtgctatcaatcccactacttattggtaaaagagtagtccaagagttggcggtgggaggtaatgactagctgccttccctcttgtcttacactgccaaagtagggacgactagtgcagatagttctcgagtagctttgcgcgaaattcaaaataaatcaaaccaatcttttatttttatggtttgaCATTACTGTGGCAGAAAGTTTTTTTAATTCCCACACAGTGTCCAGGATCTTACCATATGGTAATCCAGTCTTATCTGAATTTCTGTGTTATGAGCCCAAACACTGCATTACGACAGTTAATGTTTGCAGTTTCGTTATCCAAGTGGTATTATTCCTTTAAAGTTCACTgcccattttgaaaaaaaacatggcTCCTACCATACAAGCACTGGTGACGGTGTTTCACAATATCTACAACTTTGAACAGTTCTTTTtctgttatatattatttgtggCGAAGAGCTATGAGTGTATACATGATTACATGTTTTATTGTGTCTTTCAAACTTGATAACAGTGATTCCATCATTGCTGGTATTAGTATCCATTAGGAACACTGTTGTAGGGATATGCCAGAAATAGAGCATCCATAAAGAaatctttaattattataatgtacaGGGTTGCCTAATCCTGAATCCAGTCATTTCAAGCACTTACCTATCTGAAATGCTTCAAGAAATGGTACCGCTTATTTTGCCACTTCTTAAGATATCGTGGCTAAATTTGCTAAACTTCATTCACAGGGACTTCTGGTGATAACCTCTTCCTTGTGGGTTCTTTGACAATGCGTGGCTGAAATTCTACTGATATAATGAGCACATTGAGGTAAATAGTTGGAGCCTGGAATTGTTCTTGGAAACTTTTTGCACTTTTACACGACTACAGGTTTCACTGTAATGTATGGTCATCCTGGCAGGCTGAGTGCTCGCTGCCCTACTTGCTCGAAAAACAGGTCTGAATGGAGGAGCAGCAGGCTCAGTCCTCCTTAGGTGGTCATGAATAGAGTTGGTGGGAATAATCTATGAATCTCATCTACTTGATGTCAGACTCGCCAGGTACCATTCCATCTCGGTGACCCTCAGTTATCCATACTTTTCTTGCACTGAGATTAATTTGCTTGGGCAATGTTTGATCTACTGTTACGGGTACACCATCATCAGACTATCTTCCTGAATCTGTAGATGTAAGAAAGTCAATATCAGAGACTTTTTCAGCATCAGATTAGTGCCTCTCTCAAACAACCATCCTTTTCCAGCAGCAAACTATCATTGCTTGTCATAAGCCCTTCCACTTAGAAGAAATGTCATTCTTTCAGTTAGAAGCATTGCTTTAAGCTCTTGCATTCAACAGTTGAAGTAAGGCAATACCCACATTATGAGAAACAAACACCTTCCCATTAAAATCTTATGGTTGGGGAAACAAAACTTTTCCTGTCCTACCTACTATGTGGTATTCTCAGGTTAATATATTTCCTCACAGAATGCTGGGCGGGTCCATTATATAATGGGAAGATTGACAATATAAATTGCAAAGTAActcttcagtggcacagcagtatatctgtatACTTATACTATTATAAGCCGGATTTcgttacctgtggtgggcaaagcacagatagccaatgtgtagctttgtacttaactacaaacaaacggattacaaaatctaaatttaacTGTGTTTGTCGTTAAATAATATAGATACGGGACAGATGGGTAACGCAAAGTGACGAGCTTAATTTAGATTAAAGACAAAATATAGTGTTTATACTTGCATTGGTCACTGGATCGTTGTTTTCTACTGGATTGAAATGATTAATTAGCTTTTCCCTTAGGATATTTTCATTCGACCATTTTACTTAAATACCTTGTAGAAATATTCAAATCTTACACTTTTTAATTAATAGGAAACGTCAGATTTACCCATAGCTATTAGCGCTATCCACTTGACTTGTTGATCTCATTAACGCAGGTAATGCTGTAACTTTTAGGCATCatctagtttagcagtgaagGACACTGCTATAGTTGCAGCattacaacaatatttctctAAAACAGCAAATGAACAAAAGTacttataacaaaattaatagttTCTGGGCCATGtgtttatatgaaacatttatagACTTGgactaaataaaacttttgaagaattctactttaaaatgtaaatacagaaaatacatgATATGTTCGCATAACACACTTCCTCCAGGTTATAAGACTTATAACTTGTAGAAAATTCATTTACTTACATGAAAAGTCCTGATTCAATAACTCTAGAGATCAGAGTAGCACTCATCAAAAGAAAACACCACCCCACAATAATAGATATTGAGGttatgatacaaatatttttcccATATCTTTTTTTTGTATTCTCAGATTCATTAATTTCTTATCAGAGCAAAGTGGTCGAAGCCACAGGACGAAGAAAGGTTCACCTAAAACTGGATTACATGGCAGACGTCTGACTTTGACTAAACTTGACAAAAAAATCTGAGTTTGACTAAGCTTGTCACAAAAAAACGCATCTGGGCATAAGTTTAAACACAACTACAGGGTTCCTTTACAACACACTATAAAAGGTATCGTTAAAACGTGGGCAAAAGTTGCAGATGCATCTTTACTGGAGAGAAAGATGGATTCTTATATATGTTCGTTgatatatttaaatgaactaTAGAGTTCCACCAGATAGGTCTGATTAATAACCAGAGATTATATTAAGCTATTAATTACAAATTAGCGGTAAATTTCTTAATTAACTAATTTGGTGTTAAACACAATAAAGAGAATAGacacaaatgtaaaacaaaatgaaaaatcgtgttaaatgtgaaacaaaaacaatatctgTACTTGCATCAGACGGCCATTTCTAGCAGATGTTCACAAGTTGAAATCATTTACAAGACCCCTTGTAATCATCTACTAGAGTGACAAATCCAAAATATCAGATTCGAAGAAACTCGTATTTGTCCAGCGTAACATGAGTTAATATGCAATGTATCATTTTCAT of the Tachypleus tridentatus isolate NWPU-2018 chromosome 13, ASM421037v1, whole genome shotgun sequence genome contains:
- the LOC143239966 gene encoding uncharacterized protein LOC143239966 isoform X3; the encoded protein is MYWIGCSLMNVDILTCSIDNSIFLFDNSQKSLSWSALQTLHKASAKARDCNSYMCGGSHQWINYYEYRIKSDQSCLNEWNAMDDLESRRPPSPDSVISTPTEREETQKVIRAKLKEVMMSVDLEEVTSKYIRTRLEEEMNMNLNEYKWYLDQEMLTILGQMDAPTEIFEYLYLGSEWNASNLEELKDKGILHILNVTREIDNFFPGMFNYYNIRVYDDESTDLLPHWDNTYKYIRKAKEEGSKVLVHCKMGISRSASVVIAYAMKAYNWDLNKTMQFVKSKRSCIRPNSGFMKQLEVYQGMLNASKQRHSSLWRSKSENNLNSPDQSCRTRTELNSTMMKSPGNIDLTIKVPGISFRPKSWSPSDSLAQELLTLGIENEEGHQTKRIKLGIRQRSVTDPSCYPDFGVCHNYWLLGNGSSDSFTVLQDTPRSCLDNIQMTKGLSIQHRITELESQITSNEIQKSSKVDLTNRSGLVQNLATQFETGSVMETVPCIDVDNVFSGSAIQVSKSQSNESVLFHAKPPIPRIQPTFSKYELPNLSKDNGLVRGGGIRGKKVGRPRSVSAIEVHEQCKELFRVPVSPYDGVLRKQKVGSKSEAALFVENNKSEANPSVSTEASHSSKVINQQEKVVFQRERSSSNSSISQNSPAVPKKLSKDALFFRPIEPAAAAELSTPNKSLSTETNSAVPYKNRFSYEKESIPWTPGTVKRTKQQIEEKRASFCCENYLMFSNSHSTPSTPPELGSDCEGGLRKNIQRSRSLRCDKRPLSAMFPIKWFPLPALAAHGPAPPVSHRKRHDCLDFGFSEERTDMSHSASMPSMVEAVNKVLCGTQEVLNSAIQSASSESSRSTTPKLQPRPESDNVVFSSDIGVTALSPSTALDTCKDKPTQGTVRLQRDQLETLNLQKSASRKCNSGVVQEKVKTKRSKIKEYGQILVPNDNITEMDDGGKGVVRKLTKELEAKSGQDLSQRVVILGKDGKEQIFESRPWRNNSSPSLSNLDTSNRSTCQDTFKDTKSGHVQKFRALSDVSQETVFVSGHLAFQMDPTDKSESIFMNNSSPSLSNLTQRKCLAALATNDKENLHGSTEIRRKGIIGLTNNGIPKDVICCQSHRQLFRTQSNENISHSDLQHIGPHSSQKKFSLLSEGTLIKTKRLQGNSQSLNWFNRFSKTV
- the LOC143239966 gene encoding uncharacterized protein LOC143239966 isoform X6, producing the protein MCGGSHQWINYYEYRIKSDQSCLNEWNAMDDLESRRPPSPDSVISTPTEREETQKVIRAKLKEVMMSVDLEEVTSKYIRTRLEEEMNMNLNEYKWYLDQEMLTILGQMDAPTEIFEYLYLGSEWNASNLEELKDKGILHILNVTREIDNFFPGMFNYYNIRVYDDESTDLLPHWDNTYKYIRKAKEEGSKVLVHCKMGISRSASVVIAYAMKAYNWDLNKTMQFVKSKRSCIRPNSGFMKQLEVYQGMLNASKQRHSSLWRSKSENNLNSPDQSCRTRTELNSTMMKSPGNIDLTIKVPGISFRPKSWSPSDSLAQELLTLGIENEEGHQTKRIKLGIRQRSVTDPSCYPDFGVCHNYWLLGNGSSDSFTVLQDTPRSCLDNIQMTKGLSIQHRITELESQITSNEIQKSSKVDLTNRSGLVQNLATQFETGSVMETVPCIDVDNVFSGSAIQVSKSQSNESVLFHAKPPIPRIQPTFSKYELPNLSKDNGLVRGGGIRGKKVGRPRSVSAIEVHEQCKELFRVPVSPYDGVLRKQKVGSKSEAALFVENNKSEANPSVSTEASHSSKVINQQEKVVFQRERSSSNSSISQNSPAVPKKLSKDALFFRPIEPAAAAELSTPNKSLSTETNSAVPYKNRFSYEKESIPWTPGTVKRTKQQIEEKRASFCCENYLMFSNSHSTPSTPPELGSDCEGGLRKNIQRSRSLRCDKRPLSAMFPIKWFPLPALAAHGPAPPVSHRKRHDCLDFGFSEERTDMSHSASMPSMVEAVNKVLCGTQEVLNSAIQSASSESSRSTTPKLQPRPESDNVVFSSDIGVTALSPSTALDTCKDKPTQGTVRLQRDQLETLNLQKSASRKCNSGVVQEKVKTKRSKIKEYGQILVPNDNITEMDDGGKGVVRKLTKELEAKSGQDLSQRVVILGKDGKEQIFESRPWRNNSSPSLSNLDTSNRSTCQDTFKDTKSGHVQKFRALSDVSQETVFVSGHLAFQMDPTDKSESIFMNNSSPSLSNLTQRKCLAALATNDKENLHGSTEIRRKGIIGLTNNGIPKDVICCQSHRQLFRTQSNENISHSDLQHIGPHSSQKKFSLLSEGTLIKTKRLQGNSQSLNWFNRFSKTV